The Virgibacillus phasianinus genome includes a window with the following:
- the mltG gene encoding endolytic transglycosylase MltG — protein sequence MFKKKEPGSYTDNLITRSEDAKTVRKIVTIVIISLILILLVGGISGYMYVKSALQPVNPDSDKEIKVEIPMGSSTSDIASILEKDGIIKDARVFRFYIKFKNESNFQAGNYTFTPSMTLDEIIESLKTGKVLEEPKYSVTIPEGKTIDQMAKIYSKKLPFSKEEFLNKVNNVDYVESLINKHPSILSKEILNPDIRTPLEGYLFAATYKFYDKKPSVEAVVQKMLSKTEKVVTPYLDDISAQDLTVHKALTMASLLENEAKTFEQRKKIAGVFYNRIDKGMPLQTDPTVLYALGGHKEKVLLKDLEVESPYNTYNVKKLPIGPISNFAENSLKAAVNPEESKNLYFLHDSKGNIHYSKTYEKHLKLKEQYIK from the coding sequence ATGTTCAAGAAGAAAGAACCAGGCAGTTATACGGACAACCTGATTACTCGGAGTGAAGATGCGAAAACTGTCCGTAAGATTGTAACGATTGTAATCATATCATTAATTTTGATTCTTCTAGTAGGTGGGATTTCTGGTTATATGTATGTGAAATCGGCACTTCAGCCAGTAAACCCTGATAGTGACAAGGAGATCAAAGTTGAAATCCCGATGGGGTCTTCTACATCTGACATTGCCTCTATTCTTGAGAAAGACGGAATTATTAAAGATGCACGAGTGTTTCGCTTTTACATAAAGTTTAAAAACGAATCAAACTTTCAGGCTGGAAACTATACATTTACACCATCTATGACGTTAGACGAGATTATTGAGTCACTTAAAACTGGGAAGGTTCTAGAGGAACCGAAGTATAGTGTTACCATTCCTGAAGGTAAAACCATTGATCAAATGGCAAAAATTTATTCCAAAAAATTACCATTCAGTAAAGAGGAGTTTTTAAACAAAGTAAATAATGTAGACTATGTGGAGTCATTAATAAATAAACATCCGTCAATCCTGTCTAAGGAAATTTTAAATCCGGATATCCGCACACCTTTGGAAGGATACTTATTTGCTGCAACGTATAAATTCTATGATAAAAAGCCAAGCGTTGAAGCTGTTGTTCAGAAAATGCTCAGTAAGACAGAAAAGGTTGTTACTCCTTATTTAGATGACATTTCCGCGCAGGATTTAACAGTTCATAAAGCGTTAACCATGGCTTCATTATTGGAAAACGAAGCCAAAACGTTTGAACAACGAAAAAAGATCGCTGGTGTATTTTACAATAGAATCGATAAAGGCATGCCATTGCAGACAGACCCGACAGTATTGTATGCGCTTGGAGGACATAAGGAAAAAGTATTATTAAAAGACTTAGAAGTAGAGTCACCATATAACACGTATAATGTTAAAAAGCTGCCTATTGGTCCTATTTCAAACTTTGCCGAGAACTCCTTGAAAGCAGCAGTAAACCCGGAGGAATCGAAAAATCTCTATTTTCTGCATGACAGTAAAGGAAACATTCATTATTCAAAAACATATGAAAAACATCTGAAATTAAAAGAACAATATATTAAATAA
- the udk gene encoding uridine kinase: protein MKDKPVVIGVAGGSGSGKTTVTQSICKRFSDKTILVIEQDYYYKDQSDLPFEERLNTNYDHPLAFDNDLLIEHIKDLMNQKSIEKPIYDYKIHNRSRDSIFVEPKEVIILEGILILEDPRLVDMMDIKVFVDTDADIRIIRRMMRDIKERGRSLDSVIDQYVNNVRPMHLQFVEPTKRYADIIIPEGGQNHVAIDIMATKIENILAKNQNS from the coding sequence ATGAAAGACAAACCAGTAGTTATTGGTGTAGCTGGCGGTAGCGGAAGTGGTAAAACTACAGTTACACAGTCAATTTGCAAACGGTTTTCAGATAAAACAATCCTTGTAATCGAACAGGATTATTATTATAAAGATCAAAGTGATTTACCATTTGAAGAGCGGTTAAATACAAATTATGATCACCCCCTGGCGTTTGATAATGATTTGTTAATTGAACATATAAAGGATTTGATGAATCAGAAATCAATTGAAAAACCAATCTATGACTATAAAATTCATAATCGCTCACGGGATTCCATTTTTGTCGAACCGAAAGAAGTAATCATCTTAGAAGGAATATTGATCCTGGAAGATCCCAGACTGGTGGATATGATGGATATTAAAGTGTTTGTTGATACAGATGCAGATATACGGATAATCAGAAGAATGATGCGCGACATTAAAGAACGCGGCCGATCACTTGATTCGGTAATTGATCAGTATGTAAACAATGTGCGGCCTATGCACTTACAATTCGTTGAGCCAACAAAACGCTACGCAGATATTATCATACCTGAAGGTGGACAAAATCATGTCGCTATTGATATAATGGCTACCAAAATTGAAAACATCTTAGCAAAAAATCAAAACTCATAA
- a CDS encoding O-methyltransferase: MNDKELNQYLQGTIPINEKWITELERYAKENRVPIMEPVSMNFLQQIIRIHQPARILEIGTAIGYSALRMLQANPGALITTIERDESRFTYAVNEIKALNKHEQINVIFGDALEVAEEITNQGPFDLLFIDAAKGQYKRFFELYSPSIRKSGIVISDNVLFKGYVANPSEDNPRFSKIAGKINTYNQWLINNESFHTSIVPIGDGIAISIKK, from the coding sequence GTGAATGACAAAGAATTGAATCAGTATTTACAAGGAACAATTCCAATAAATGAAAAATGGATTACCGAGTTGGAAAGATATGCAAAGGAAAACCGTGTACCAATTATGGAGCCGGTCAGCATGAATTTCTTACAACAAATCATTCGAATTCACCAGCCGGCCCGTATTTTAGAAATTGGCACAGCTATTGGATATTCTGCACTGCGCATGCTTCAGGCAAATCCGGGAGCCCTTATTACAACGATTGAGCGTGATGAAAGTCGTTTCACCTATGCAGTAAATGAAATTAAAGCCCTGAACAAACACGAACAGATTAATGTGATATTTGGCGATGCTCTTGAAGTCGCGGAAGAAATAACGAATCAAGGTCCTTTTGATTTACTATTTATTGATGCAGCAAAGGGTCAATATAAACGCTTCTTTGAATTATATAGCCCCTCCATTCGAAAAAGTGGAATAGTTATTTCTGATAATGTATTATTCAAGGGGTATGTTGCGAACCCTAGTGAAGATAATCCACGGTTTTCAAAAATTGCCGGTAAAATTAATACCTATAATCAATGGTTAATAAACAACGAGAGTTTCCATACATCGATTGTTCCAATCGGGGATGGAATTGCCATCAGCATTAAAAAATAG
- the greA gene encoding transcription elongation factor GreA gives MAVEKSYYMTEEGKSKLEKELHHLKTERRQEVVERIKVARDFGDLSENSEYDAAKDDQAFVESRISQVEKMIRNAVIIENDTDNPDIVSLGKSVTFQELPSGDEETYTIVGSAEADPFEGKISNDSPMAKSLLGHQKGTEVTVVTPGGDIQVKIVSVD, from the coding sequence ATGGCTGTAGAGAAAAGCTATTATATGACTGAAGAGGGGAAATCAAAACTAGAGAAGGAATTGCACCACTTAAAAACGGAACGCAGACAAGAGGTAGTTGAACGGATTAAAGTAGCACGTGATTTTGGAGACCTATCTGAAAACTCTGAATATGACGCGGCGAAGGATGATCAAGCTTTTGTCGAATCACGCATTTCACAGGTGGAAAAAATGATCCGCAATGCGGTGATTATAGAAAATGATACAGATAACCCCGATATTGTATCGTTAGGTAAATCGGTTACATTTCAGGAATTGCCAAGCGGTGATGAAGAAACATACACAATTGTCGGCAGTGCTGAAGCAGATCCGTTCGAAGGAAAGATTTCAAATGATTCACCAATGGCAAAAAGTTTACTTGGTCACCAAAAAGGAACTGAAGTAACAGTAGTTACACCAGGTGGCGATATTCAAGTGAAGATTGTTAGTGTTGATTGA
- a CDS encoding YrrS family protein, translating to MGQSEKNSRLGKFEKRRKNTKSISILLILGGILIIVLLGIFLFGGGGNEEAEKPATNSTSEDNSEQSKDDSANNGASESTKDETDESTTDDSKSDDGTSSNDSSSDKSDDKNGNDEQNSTDEDSKTNDQNKESVESSDPNVKEAYTADWEPIATKQEGPHTTQFDTESQDWKEMKEAIRLATGIEGEMITWMIENGGGQKVIGTVSPHNQPDKTYQVNLSWIENQGWKPTVVKIIKDNPYD from the coding sequence ATGGGTCAATCTGAGAAGAATTCAAGATTAGGTAAATTTGAAAAAAGAAGAAAGAATACGAAATCTATTTCTATTCTACTAATTTTGGGTGGGATTTTAATAATTGTTTTGTTGGGTATTTTTCTATTTGGTGGAGGCGGTAATGAGGAAGCCGAAAAACCTGCTACCAATTCAACGAGTGAAGATAATTCAGAACAAAGCAAGGATGATTCTGCCAACAATGGAGCAAGTGAATCTACAAAAGACGAAACAGATGAATCTACTACCGATGATTCAAAAAGTGATGATGGTACAAGTTCAAATGATTCATCAAGTGATAAATCCGATGATAAAAATGGGAATGACGAACAAAATTCTACAGATGAAGATTCCAAAACAAATGACCAGAATAAAGAATCGGTGGAAAGCTCTGATCCAAATGTAAAAGAAGCATATACCGCTGATTGGGAACCAATTGCTACCAAGCAGGAGGGACCTCACACAACACAATTTGATACCGAGAGTCAGGATTGGAAGGAAATGAAAGAAGCCATACGGTTGGCTACAGGTATCGAGGGAGAAATGATTACCTGGATGATTGAGAATGGCGGCGGGCAAAAAGTTATTGGTACTGTTTCACCTCACAATCAGCCAGATAAAACTTATCAAGTAAACCTTAGCTGGATTGAAAATCAAGGCTGG